Proteins found in one Oenanthe melanoleuca isolate GR-GAL-2019-014 chromosome 24, OMel1.0, whole genome shotgun sequence genomic segment:
- the ARHGAP32 gene encoding rho GTPase-activating protein 32 isoform X2 yields MKSRPTKQKLKQRGILKERVFGCDLGEHLLNSGHDVPQVLKSCTEFIEKHGIVDGIYRLSGIASNIQKLRHEFDSEQIPDLTKDIYIQDIHCVGSLCKLYFRELPNPLLTYQLYEKFSDAVSAATDEERLVKIHDVIQQLPPPHYRTLEFLMRHLARLADYCSITNMHTKNLAIVWAPNLLRSKQIESACFSGTAAFMEVRIQSVVVEFILNHVDVLFSSKLSQVIRDGAGHSSLSRPKSLLVSSPSTKLLTLEEAQARTQAQINSPIVADSKYIEVGEGPAALQGKFHTVIDFPSERKRPPSKIKKSPVGSWRSFFNLGKSSSVSKRKLQRNPSEPSEMKAIALAGGRGDSGTLRSAKSEESLTSLHAVDGESKLFRPRRPRSSSDALSASFNGELLGSMNRCNSYDNLPHDDSDGDEGLIHVPALISPRSSEDVDLSPPDIGVASLDFDPMSFQCSPPQAESECLDSSTSLLESVDTSRDKPSLLKKDFESGSQSQTPGSATSSEPVSPFQEKMSPFFTLDLSPTEEQACKPLSFSPKTARKPIKSPPLSTEPTSFVLPSRVPEAVGGVPTTSRNSSASSWSKEIGITEITNRSPTQMSLPLKNSETGAGEGAHQELQHPQLVAACKADLPEEGERAMPSSQNKTVPSGHTQPGAVALDSPQDPVPVSSVSLIPPPPPKNAARMLALALAESAQQASAQSHKRPGDAHAESTNYGEAEAGTALEKLHLSAGAPDKLHLFTALPENHLHFQPGAALEQDCQGTAGEQNHPPGAPGGQQPPPLRTGAPGDAAGSRDAEQEQPALQPSRAGDKEPFPAQAGEREPAAVRGPGAPPERELPGAELPGDRLHAACAPEDKLPAAPAPAAGDRGAPGALPYLSTLPGAAPPGLAPQADGTVPRAAAGSAQRQEHQAAVGQVPAAKAPGGSGQMWSTAAPEKPLEPTPGFVSESSSSARGPSSVPVGPQGHLEKPRESTRAPPLHLRSESVPAPSSYGFAPPVPPVRTLESKIAAAMHSNNADTINNSNYHSFLASSMLASSVEEALLPPPPPPPKHSSLQPVYVPHPKPESLPEPVGPDSYLHGKHQYRPEAGPAHGYLGKAEQHQPYPPRPEPPAAAGARYGSYGTQGKGSAAGLHPKPRGRPDFVSSVSPAGLRGAAYAEEAPPYPTIRRVQSLHVPSAAAAAAIRSVPISRTEVPPDDEPVYCPRPLYQYKPYQPHSDYHVTQLQPYFENGRVHYRYSPYSSSSSSPYYAADGSFYDLDPYSTVRVRPFHGLPGREFGPYASRLPGKGLYRYPSLAAYPRAGLINHLGKEHSFVSRDVPPAPDIKHMYMSWDLEDMDKYRMQSIRRESRTRQKVKGPLMSQYDNVAPLLQEELGGLDAVHLRSKSDPGKSGLLTVAEGKEGRYPAKAATPEGDERYYGQHAEPELDRAHYHGGGYGNGQPEKPSLPQKQSSIRNRKMHEPGGSSSEHRTHLQQEANHRQPSEPKNGPPYPEYRPKGGLEPSEPMGYQHSGSKYIPASQETLRLNHKDGRLAEDRLDLERPRGRAAVEKHSRDCYKEEEHAAPAAAPPPKPERSHSLRVREHPEPLERDSALLYPYQTLGKRQSTMTVVSQYDNLEDYHTLPQHQRGGYAGAGGFVPPGFPHVHSRTYATALGQGAFLPTELCLQRPETEVHVE; encoded by the exons ATGAAGTCGCGCCCAACGAAGCAGAAGCTGAAGCAGAGGGGGATCCTCAAGGAAAGGGTGTTTGGCTGTGACCTGGGGGAGCACCTGCTCAACTCTGGCCATGATG TGCCCCAGGTCCTCAAGAGCTGCACGGAGTTCATCGAGAAGCACGGCATTGTGGATGGGATATACCGGCTGTCCGGGATCGCCTCCAACATCCAGAAACTGCG GCACGAGTTTGACTCGGAGCAGATCCCCGACCTGACCAAGGACATTTACATCCAGGACATCCACTGTGTGGGCTCTCTGTGCAAGCTGTACTTCCGGGAGCTGCCCAACCCCCTGCTCACCTACCAGCTCTACGAGAAGTTCTCG GatgctgtttctgctgctaCAGATGAGGAGAGGCTGGTTAAGATCCATGATGTGATCCAgcagctgccccctccccactaCAG GACACTGGAGTTCCTAATGAGACATTTGGCTCGTCTGGCTGATTATTGCTCCATCACAAATATGCACACCAAGAACTTGGCCATCGTCTGGGCTCCAAACCTCCTCAG gtcCAAGCAGATCGAGTCGGCGTGTTTCAGCGGCACGGCCGCCTTCATGGAGGTGCGCATCCAGTCGGTGGTGGTGGAGTTCATCCTCAACCACGTGGACGTGCTCTTCAGCTCCAAGCTCAGCCAGGTCATCCGCGACGGGGCAG ggcacagctcttTATCCCGGCCCAAGTCTCTGCTGGTGTCCTCCCCCTCCACCAAGCTGCTCACGCTGGAGGAGGCTCAGGCACGGACACAGGCCCAGATCAACTCTCCCATCGTGGCAGACAGCAAGTACATCGAAGTGGGAGAAGGCCCAGCAGCTTTGCAAGGGAAATTCCACACTGTCATTGACTTCCCATCTGAAAG GAAAAGGCCTCCCAGCAAGATAAAGAAGTCTCCAGTGGGGAGCTGGCGTTCCTTCTTCAACCTGGGAAAATCCTCCTCCGTGTCCAAGCGCAAGCTGCAGCGCAACCCCAGCGAGCCCTCCGAAATGAAAGCCATAGCCCTGGCAG GAGGACGAGGAGACAGCGGGACGCTCCGCTCAGCCAAGAGCGAGGAGTCCCTCACCTCCCTGCATGCCGTGGATG GGGAATCCAAACTGTTCCGGCCCAGAAGGCCCAGGTCCAGCAGCGATGCCCTGTCTGCCTCCTTCAacggggagctgctggggagcatGAACCGCTGCAACTCCTACGACAACCTCCCCCACGACGACAGCGACGGCGACGAGGGGCTGATCCACGTCCCTGCGCTCATCTCGCCGCGCTCCTCGGAGGACGTGGACCTCAGCCCGCCCGACATCGGCGTCGCCAGCCTGGACTTCGACCCCATGTCCTTCCAGTGCAGCCCCCCCCAGGCGGAGTCCGAGTGCCTggacagcagcacctccctgctggAGTCCGTCGATACCAGTAGGGACAAGCCCAGCCTGCTCAAGAAGGATTTCGAATCGGGCAGCCAGTCCCAgaccccaggcagtgccacgAGCTCTGAACCAGTGTCCCCTTTCCAGGAGAAGATGAGTCCCTTCTTTACGCTGGACCTGAGCCCCACAGAAGAGCAGGCCTGCAAACCCCTCAGCTTCTCGCCCAAGACAGCCCGAAAACCGATCAAATCTCCACCGCTGAGCACAGAACCCACCTCCTTTGTGCTGCCTAGCCGTGTGCCAGAGGCCGTGGGAGGAGTGCCCACCACATCCAGGAActcctctgcttccagctggagCAAAGAGATTGGCATCACTGAGATCACAAACAGGTCCCCAACCCAGATGTCCTTGCCCCTGAAAAACAGTGAaacaggagcaggggaaggagcccACCAAGaactgcagcatccccagctaGTGGCTGCTTGCAAAGCAGATTTGCCAGAAGAAGGGGAGAGAGCCATGCCAAGCAGTCAGAATAAGACTGTACCCAGTGGACACACCCAGCCAG GAGCAGTTGCCCTCGACTCCCCCCAGGATCCTGTTCCCGTCAGTTCTGTGTCTCTtatccctcctcctcctccgaaAAATGCAGCGCGCATGCTGGCCCTAGCGTTAGCCGAGTCCGCACAGCAAGCATCGGCCCAGTCCCACAAAAGGCCAGGAGATGCTCATGCTGAAAGCACAAATTATGGAGAGGCTGAAGCTGGCACAGCTCTAGAAAAGCTCCATCTCTCTGCGGGCGCTCCCGACAAGCTCCACCTGTTCACTGCTCTGCCCGAGAACCACCTGCACTTCCAGCCCGGGGCAGCTTTAGAGCAGGACTGCCAAGGCACGGCCGGGGAGCAGAACCACCCGCCCGGCGCACCCGGAGGCCAGCAGCCCCCGCCGCTCCGCACGGGCGCGCCCGGGGACGCGGCGGGCAGCAGGGATgcggagcaggagcagcccgccctgcagcccagcagagcgGGGGACAAGGAGCCCTTCCCGGCGCAGGCGGGGGAGCGGGAGCCCGCGGCCGTCCGCGGCCCGGGGGCGCCGCCGGAGCGGGAGCTGCCCGGCGCGGAGCTGCCCGGGGACCGGCTGCACGCTGCCTGCGCGCCCGAGGACAAGCTGCCGGCTGCCCCCGCGCCGGCCGCCGGGGACAGGGGCGCCCCGGGCGCGCTGCCCTACCTGAGCACGCTTCCCGGTGCGGCCCCGCCCGGGCTCGCCCCCCAGGCAGACGGCACCGTCCCGCGGGCGGCCGCGGGCTCGGCACAGAGACAGGAGCACCAGGCAGCCGTGGGACAGGTGCCAGCGGCCAAGGCACCCGGCGGCTCCGGGCAG ATGTGGAGCACTGCTGCACCTGAAAAGCCTCTGGAGCCCACGCCAGGCTTTGTCTCTGAGAGCAGTTCCAGTGCCCGTGGCCCCTCTTCCGTGCCTGTGGGCCCCCAGGGCCACCTGGAAAAGCCTCGGGAGAGCACGAGGGCTCCCCCGCTGCACCTGCGCTCCGAGTCcgtccctgctccctcctcctaCGGCTTCGCGCCTCCCGTGCCGCCCGTGAGGACGCTGGAGAGCAAGATCGCCGCGGCCATGCACTCCAACAACGCAGATACCATCAACAACTCCAACTACCACTCCTTCCTGGCCTCCTCCATGCTGGCGTCCTCCGTGGAGGaggcgctgctgccgccgccgccgccgcctcccaAGCACTCGTCCCTGCAGCCGGTGTACGTGCCGCACCCCAAGCCGGAGAGCCTGCCCGAGCCCGTGGGGCCCGACAGCTACCTGCACGGCAAGCACCAGTACCGGCCCGAGGCCGGCCCTGCCCACGGCTACCTCGGCAAGGCCGAGCAGCACCAGCCCTACCCGCCCCGGCCGGAGCCGCCCGCGGCCGCGGGCGCGCGCTACGGCTCCTACGGCACGCAGGGCAAGGGCTCTGCCGCCGGCCTGCACCCCaagccccgcggccgccccgaCTTCGTGTCCTCAGTGAgccccgcggggctgcggggcgcCGCCTATGCCGAGGAGGCCCCCCCGTACCCCACCATCCGCAGGGTGCAGTCGCTGCACGTGCccagcgcggccgccgccgccgccatccGCTCCGTGCCCATCTCCCGCACCGAGGTGCCCCCGGACGACGAGCCCGTGTACTGCCCGCGGCCCCTCTACCAGTACAAGCCCTACCAGCCCCACTCCGACTACCACGTCACGCAGCTGCAGCCTTACTTTGAGAACGGGCGGGTCCATTACCGCTACAGCCCCtactccagctcctccagctccccgtACTATGCCGCGGACGGGAGCTTCTACGACCTGGATCCCTACAGCACCGTGCGGGTCCGGCCCTTCCACGGCCTGCCCGGCCGCGAGTTCGGCCCCTACGCGTCCCGCCTGCCGGGCAAGGGGCTGTACCGCTACCCCAGCCTGGCCGCCTACCCCCGGGCGGGGCTCATCAACCACCTGGGCAAGGAGCACAGCTTCGTCAGCAGGGACGTGCCCCCCGCCCCGGACATCAAGCACATGTACATGTCCTGGGACCTGGAGGACATGGACAAGTACCGCATGCAGTCCATCCGCCGCGAGAGCCGCACGCGCCAGAAGGTCAAAGGGCCCCTCATGTCCCAGTACGACAACGTGGCCccgctgctgcaggaggagctggggggcCTGGACGCCGTCCACCTGCGCAGCAAATCCGACCCTGGCAAGAGCGGCCTGCTCACGGtggcagaagggaaggagggcaggTACCCAGCCAAGGCGGCCACGCCTGAAGGGGACGAGCGTTACTATGGGCAGCATGCGGAGCCTGAGCTGGACAGAGCCCACTATCATGGCGGGGGCTACGGCAACGGGCAGCCCGAGAAGCCGTCCCTGCCCCAGAAGCAGAGCAGCATCCGGAACAGGAAGATGCACGAGccaggtggcagcagcagcgagCACAGGACGCATTTGCAGCAGGAAGCGAACCATAGGCAGCCTTCCGAGCCCAAAAATGGACCCCCCTACCCCGAGTACAGGCCCAAGGGCGGCCTGGAGCCCTCCGAGCCCATGGGCTACCAGCACTCGGGCAGCAAGTACATCCCGGCCAGCCAGGAGACCCTGAGGCTGAACCACAAGGACGGGAGGCTGGCCGAGGACAGGCTGGATCTGGAGAGGCCCCGAGGCAGAGCGGCCGTGGAGAAGCACTCCAGAGACTGCTACAAGGAGGAGGAGCACGCCGCCCctgccgcggccccgccgcccaAGCCCGAGCGGAGCCACAGCCTGCGCGTGCGGGAGCACCCCGAGCCCCTGGAGAGGGACTCGGCCCTGCTGTACCCCTACCAGACCCTGGGCAAGCGCCAAAGCACCATGACTGTGGTGTCCCAGTACGATAACCTGGAGGATTACCacaccctgccccagcaccaaAGAGGGGGCTATGCTGGCGCGGGGGGCTTCGTGCCCCCCGGCTTCCCCCACGTGCACAGCAGGACTTACGCCACGGCGCTGGGGCAGGGCGCCTTCCtccccacagagctgtgtctgcagaggccCGAGACAGAGGTGCACGTCGAGTGA